The following proteins come from a genomic window of Proteiniphilum propionicum:
- a CDS encoding SGNH/GDSL hydrolase family protein produces MTELNLKKLFFVFACIMSSVFITVAQDWANLNRFREENAKLGPARTCDDRVVFMGNSITEGWINLVPEFFADRSYINRGISGQTTPQMLIRFRQDVLNLWPKVVVILAGTNDIAGNTGPSTLEMIEDNIHSMAELAKAHGIQVVLCSVLPAYDYPWRTGLEPAPRIVELNKRLNKYAGTHGVVYCDFFQAMADERNGLPEELSGDGVHPNKAGYTIMAPIVENAIARALLMWKEFK; encoded by the coding sequence ATGACAGAGTTAAATTTGAAAAAACTGTTTTTCGTGTTTGCGTGTATTATGAGCAGTGTTTTTATTACAGTAGCACAGGACTGGGCAAACCTGAATCGCTTCAGGGAGGAAAATGCAAAACTGGGACCCGCGAGAACCTGCGACGACCGGGTTGTATTTATGGGAAATTCAATCACTGAGGGGTGGATAAACCTGGTCCCGGAGTTTTTTGCCGATCGCTCCTATATCAACAGGGGAATAAGCGGCCAAACCACACCGCAGATGTTGATACGTTTCCGCCAGGATGTACTCAATCTATGGCCTAAGGTGGTGGTTATACTTGCAGGTACCAATGATATAGCGGGTAATACCGGGCCATCAACACTTGAAATGATAGAGGATAATATCCATTCTATGGCAGAGCTTGCAAAGGCACATGGTATACAGGTGGTGCTGTGTTCGGTTCTTCCCGCTTATGACTATCCGTGGCGTACCGGGCTGGAGCCTGCTCCCAGGATTGTGGAGTTGAACAAACGGCTAAATAAGTATGCCGGAACGCATGGAGTGGTATATTGCGATTTTTTCCAGGCTATGGCTGATGAACGCAATGGATTACCCGAAGAACTTTCCGGTGATGGCGTGCATCCTAATAAAGCGGGTTATACCATCATGGCGCCCATCGTTGAAAATGCTATCGCCCGCGCCCTACTTATGTGGAAAGAATTTAAATAG